One window from the genome of Nicotiana tomentosiformis chromosome 5, ASM39032v3, whole genome shotgun sequence encodes:
- the LOC104089892 gene encoding vacuolar protein sorting-associated protein 32 homolog 2, which produces MFSKIFGKPKQETNALATLDKLNETLEMLEKKEKVLQKKASAEVEKAKDFTRAKNKRAAIQCLKRKRLYEQQIEQLGNFQLRIHDQMIMLEGAKATTETVDALRTGASAMKAMQKATNIDDVDKTMDEINEQTENMKQIQEALATPIGAAADFDEDELEAELEELEGAELEEQLLQPATTAPDAPIHVPAGRQPARPIPQRRTAEEDELAALQAEMAL; this is translated from the exons ATGTTTTCGAAGATATTTGGGAAACCCAAGCAGGAAACTAATGCTCTTGCGACTCTTGACAAATTAAACGAG ACTCTGGAGATGCTTGAGAAGAAGGAGAAAGTGCTTCAGAAGAAGGCTTCTGCAGAGGTTGAGAAGGCCAAAGATTTTACAAGAGCAAAGAACAAAAGAG CGGCAATACAATGTTTGAAGAGGAAGAGGCTCTATGAACAACAAATTGAGCAGCTTGGCAATTTCCAGCTTCGCATCCATGATCAG aTGATAATGCTAGAAGGTGCAAAAGCTACAACTGAAACTGTTGATGCTTTGAGAACTGGAGCATCCGCAATGAAAGCAATGCAGAAAGCAAC GAATATTGATGATGTGGACAAGACAATGGATGAAATAAATGAACAGACTGAGAATATGAAACAAATACAGGAGGCTTTGGCTACTCCAATTGGTGCAGCAGCTGATTTTGATGAG GATGAATTGGAGGCTGAACTTGAAGAGTTGGAAGGTGCTGAATTGGAAGAGCAGCTCCTTCAACCAGCAACTACTGCCCCTGATGCACCAATCCATGTTCCTGCGGGGAGGCAACCTGCTCGGCCCATTCCTCAGAGGCGTACAGCTGAGGAAGATGAACTTGCTGCTTTGCAAGCAGAGATGGCTCTTTGA